A genomic window from Dermacentor silvarum isolate Dsil-2018 chromosome 9, BIME_Dsil_1.4, whole genome shotgun sequence includes:
- the LOC125940124 gene encoding LOW QUALITY PROTEIN: sterile alpha motif domain-containing protein 3-like (The sequence of the model RefSeq protein was modified relative to this genomic sequence to represent the inferred CDS: substituted 1 base at 1 genomic stop codon) — MPPIRCLVTVPNLRAKRSYVLEDGSLEALKQAVAACPVLGGLVTVSSSKFQVLDPTFNEFVDLAADDNIPDMAKIVCEVQQETDAEGVASCSSSQCTSKAILEACEQSRPSEMLHPFELQSSSDDDGINFVMPSLGPLHDKVISGEPLTSSSFRQIIDILFDAMAKTTLMXPHLSYRFPTRQFYSKVTSLLLEKYPQLRDVVGSGSDSWKVALRNKFKNQRRKLQDDRVLHNRSKFGAQRKAEAAASELQRSKKPKVGIGLPNVTGEDESSIARHEEWLILEGRKPIPNEKAMRERMALTASKRLPDIAKSTVLDVKTKYPYLMDFQRFCNDFHYLTKAKPTKKVAHAIDVLTRLVTRKKVTCDENVLHMLRTASEMDPARLRTRHILALAALDVVASNVKERAALGTLFVPENDDIPATPCVAFTGDTVQNAEFLFLLVDREKCFSVMNAEEGLAAIMCAYWLFNLQYDRKVFNTLVVLERFFVGLDLTTPRSVVTKFLNRVVKASNAQNFS; from the exons ATGCCGCCCATACGTTGTTTAGTAACAGTGCCGAACCTCCGAGCGAAGCGGTCGTATGTATTAGAAGATGGGTCCTTGGAAGCGCTGAAGCAAGCAGTTGCCGCATGCCCTGTTCTCGGTGGTCTCGTGACAGTGTCATCAAGCAAATTTCAG GTGCTGGATCCGACATTCAACGAATTTGTTGACCTCGCTGCCGATGACAACATACCTGATATGGCCAAAATCGTTTGTgaagtacaacaggaaactgacGCTGAAGGAGTAGCGTCATGTTCATCATCACAG TGCACGTCAAAGGCCATTTTGGAAGCTTGTGAGCAGAGCAGACCCAGTGAAATGCTTCATCCCTTTGAACT GCAATCCAGCTCAGATGACGATGGGATCAACTTTGTGATGCCCAGCCTTGGCCCCCTCCATGACAAAGTGATCAGTGGCGAGCCACTCACATCATCTTCTTTTAGGCAGATCATCGACATCTTGTTCGATGCAATGGCAAAAACAACACTT ATGTAACCACATCTATCTTACAGGTTCCCAACACGTCAGTTTTACAGCAAGGTGACGTCTCTGCTCCTTGAGAAATACCCACAGCTGCGTGATGTTGTTGGAAGTGGATCT GACTCCTGGAAAGTAGCACTTCGAAATAAATTCAAAAACCAAAGACGGAAGCTTCAAGATGATCGTGTATTGCACAACCGAAGCAAGTTTGGTGCTCAAAGAAAGGCAGAGGCAGCCGCCAGCGAGCTCCAGCGGAGCAAGAAGCCAAAGGTG GGCATCGGCCTCCCAAATGTCACAGGCGAAGATGAAAGTAGTATTGCCAGACACGAGGAATGGCTGATCTTAGAAGGCAGAAAGCCTATACCAAATGAGAAGGCAATGCGAGAAAGAATGGCCCTTACCGCAAGTAAAAGACTTCCTGACATTGCCAAGAGCACTGTGCTTGATGTCAAGACGAAGTATCCATACCTCATGGATTTTCAACGA TTCTGCAATGACTTTCATTATCTGACAAAGGCAAAACCAACCAAGAAGGTTGCACACGCCATTGATGTGTTGACAAGGCTTGTCACCAGGAAGAAAGTGACCTGTGATGAAAACGTGCTGCATATGTTACGGACAGCTAGTGAAATGGATCCAGCAAGGCTGAGAACAAGGC ACATCCTGGCACTTGCAGCACTAGATGTTGTTGCATCAAATGTGAAGGAGCGAGCAGCATTGGGAACTCTCTTTGTACCAGAGAAT GATGACATTCCAGCAACACCCTGTGTGGCATTTACTGGGGATACAGTACAGAATGCGGAGTTTCTCTTCTTGTTGGTCGACCGGGAGAAATGTTTTTCAGTAATGAATGCAGAAGAGGGGCTTGCAGCAATCATGTGCGCATACTGGTTGTTCAATCTACAGTATGACCGCAAAGTATTTAACACACTTGTTGTGCTTGAGCGGTTTTTTGTGGGCCTTGACCTAACGACACCAAGGTCTGTGGTGACTAAGTTTCTGAACAGAGTTGTTAAAGCTTCAAATGCTCAGAATTTTAGCTGA